In the genome of Leucobacter luti, one region contains:
- a CDS encoding amidase — MDDIQHLSAAAITRLIRSRELSAREALESHVAAIEEHNPAVNAVITTDFERASTLAAAADERTASGAATGILHGLPMTHKDTFATAGLRSTQGSLALRDQVPEADDLQIARLTAAGVIRTGKTNVPEFGAGSHTFNELFGTTTNPYDPTLSAGGSSGGVAAVVAARIQAMGDGSDMGGSLRIPASFCNLFGFRPSYGVIPMESPRNAFTWLARSGPIARTVEDVALFMRATAGPTRLPTPSTVAPTDFRAPWPDLRGVRIGYSFDFGIGVPVEAEIIATLRDQLRVFEEAGAILEEASIDFSDADEVFQVTRAYDFATGIAPLFAEHRDVIKPEVVWNVEKGLALTASDMISAAAARSRLEAAVQRFFARYDAFLSPAAQVLPFDAHWRWPHTIAGTPAESYLDWMRSACLLSATSLPVLAMPGGFTASGLPVGWQIAATHYDDVRMLDWAAAYEQATGFAQTAPRAVVSAP; from the coding sequence ATGGACGACATTCAGCACCTCTCTGCAGCCGCGATCACGCGCCTGATCAGGTCCCGAGAACTCTCGGCCCGCGAGGCGCTCGAAAGCCACGTCGCCGCGATCGAAGAGCACAATCCCGCAGTGAACGCGGTGATCACCACTGACTTTGAGCGGGCAAGCACGCTCGCCGCCGCCGCCGATGAGCGCACCGCCAGCGGAGCGGCCACCGGGATCTTGCATGGCCTCCCAATGACCCACAAAGACACGTTCGCGACGGCCGGATTGCGCTCCACTCAGGGTTCGCTCGCACTGCGAGATCAGGTCCCGGAGGCGGATGATCTCCAAATTGCCCGACTGACCGCGGCGGGCGTGATCCGTACGGGAAAGACGAATGTGCCGGAGTTTGGGGCCGGATCACACACGTTCAATGAGCTGTTCGGGACGACGACGAACCCGTATGATCCCACGCTGTCCGCCGGCGGTTCCTCTGGCGGAGTTGCCGCCGTGGTCGCCGCGCGAATCCAGGCTATGGGAGACGGGTCCGACATGGGCGGCTCGCTGAGGATCCCGGCCTCCTTTTGTAATCTGTTCGGCTTCCGACCGTCATACGGGGTGATCCCGATGGAATCACCCCGCAACGCATTCACCTGGCTGGCCCGGTCCGGTCCCATCGCCCGGACCGTTGAAGACGTCGCCTTGTTCATGCGCGCGACCGCGGGTCCGACGCGGTTGCCCACCCCCAGCACAGTAGCGCCCACGGATTTTCGCGCGCCGTGGCCCGATCTCCGCGGGGTCCGAATCGGATACAGCTTTGATTTCGGAATCGGTGTGCCCGTCGAGGCCGAGATCATTGCCACCCTGCGCGATCAGCTGCGAGTCTTTGAGGAAGCCGGCGCAATCCTCGAGGAAGCGAGCATCGATTTCAGTGACGCGGACGAGGTGTTCCAGGTGACGAGAGCATACGATTTCGCGACGGGAATCGCACCGCTATTTGCTGAGCACCGTGACGTGATCAAACCCGAGGTGGTGTGGAACGTGGAGAAAGGGCTCGCACTCACTGCATCGGACATGATCTCCGCCGCCGCTGCACGAAGCAGACTGGAAGCCGCGGTGCAGCGCTTCTTCGCGCGCTACGATGCGTTCTTGAGCCCAGCGGCCCAGGTGCTCCCCTTCGATGCACACTGGCGCTGGCCACACACGATCGCCGGCACCCCGGCGGAGAGCTATCTCGACTGGATGCGTTCTGCCTGCCTCCTCTCCGCCACGAGCCTGCCGGTCCTCGCGATGCCAGGCGGCTTCACTGCGAGTGGGCTCCCAGTCGGATGGCAAATCGCGGCAACCCACTACGACGACGTCCGAATGCTGGACTGGGCGGCGGCGTATGAGCAGGCGACCGGCTTCGCGCAGACGGCGCCGCGAGCGGTTGTTTCAGCGCCATAG
- a CDS encoding DUF5058 family protein, whose amino-acid sequence MPYQAILLTRDPGSTDIWAIANSPILWICALGVFAVIFLQTILYMRAARKVAPGIDMPIAEVKESFRAGAVASIGPSLAVVIVAVSLLALFGTPAVLVRIGLIGSAATETASAGIAASTMGAELGGPDYTQQVFAVAFLAMSLSGGMWMLATLILTPVLKRGSATLAKRNPAAMALIPTAALLGAFSMLTIAETGKSGTHIIIVCISAAVMGLCLLISHLLAARWLKEWALGIAILVSLFAAYLIQSGS is encoded by the coding sequence ATGCCGTATCAAGCCATTCTGCTGACCCGGGACCCGGGGTCCACGGATATCTGGGCTATCGCGAACTCACCGATTCTGTGGATCTGCGCGCTCGGTGTTTTCGCCGTGATCTTCCTGCAGACGATCCTGTATATGCGCGCCGCGCGCAAGGTTGCCCCGGGAATCGACATGCCGATCGCCGAGGTCAAAGAGTCGTTCCGCGCAGGCGCGGTGGCATCGATTGGGCCGTCGCTCGCAGTCGTCATCGTTGCCGTGTCGCTGCTCGCCCTGTTCGGAACGCCTGCCGTGCTGGTGCGCATTGGTTTGATCGGCTCCGCCGCGACGGAAACCGCCTCAGCCGGCATCGCTGCCTCCACGATGGGAGCGGAGCTTGGGGGCCCTGACTACACGCAGCAAGTGTTTGCGGTCGCCTTCCTCGCGATGAGTCTGTCAGGCGGGATGTGGATGCTCGCGACGCTGATCCTGACTCCCGTCCTGAAGCGAGGCAGCGCCACGCTCGCAAAGCGGAACCCCGCGGCCATGGCGCTCATCCCCACGGCGGCGCTGCTCGGTGCGTTTTCGATGTTGACGATTGCTGAGACAGGGAAATCGGGGACGCACATCATCATCGTGTGTATTTCGGCCGCGGTGATGGGGCTCTGCCTCCTGATCTCGCACCTGCTCGCAGCCAGGTGGCTGAAGGAGTGGGCCCTTGGGATCGCCATTCTTGTGTCGCTTTTTGCGGCCTACCTGATCCAATCCGGATCCTGA
- a CDS encoding amidohydrolase encodes MLHTELTEAELASLHDTYRHLHRNPELSMQEHRTAEFIETRLTGLGIEHFRCGGTGVVGVLRNGAGPVVAFRADTDGLPIEEDTGAEYRSIATGALADGTVVPVMHGCGHDTHVAAALAAAAVFVRERAAWSGTIVWVFQPGEETAEGAAAMVADQLWERAPKPEIVLGQHVIPFVPAGAVGVASGSAMAMADSLRVTVFGTQSHGSQPQNAIDPVVLGAHMVVRLQTIVSRELSPQDPAVVTCGTFHAGLKENIIPDRAEFTLNIRTLSEDVRDRVLRAITRILNAEADASDAPRPSVEEIYRFPLLYNDPAHVARVSEALSAELGAEQVVALPPAMGSEDFGWLAESIGVPNVYWVFGGFPADVAAPPVNHSPFFLPELEPTLSTGVRAAVSAIRKYLDGPAAA; translated from the coding sequence ATGCTGCACACAGAACTTACTGAGGCCGAGCTCGCCTCTCTGCACGATACCTACCGGCACCTGCACCGCAACCCCGAGCTTTCAATGCAGGAGCATCGCACCGCCGAGTTCATTGAGACACGACTCACCGGGCTCGGGATCGAGCACTTCCGCTGCGGGGGGACCGGAGTGGTGGGCGTGCTCCGCAACGGAGCTGGCCCGGTCGTCGCGTTCCGCGCTGACACAGACGGTCTTCCAATTGAGGAAGACACCGGGGCGGAATATCGCTCTATCGCCACTGGCGCACTCGCGGATGGCACCGTGGTCCCCGTCATGCACGGCTGCGGGCATGACACCCACGTCGCCGCTGCCCTCGCAGCCGCTGCGGTCTTTGTGCGCGAGCGCGCAGCCTGGAGCGGGACGATCGTGTGGGTGTTTCAGCCCGGGGAGGAAACCGCTGAGGGGGCCGCCGCGATGGTGGCAGACCAGCTGTGGGAACGCGCACCGAAGCCTGAGATCGTGCTCGGCCAGCACGTGATTCCGTTCGTCCCTGCCGGAGCGGTCGGAGTCGCGTCCGGCAGTGCAATGGCGATGGCAGATTCGCTCAGGGTGACCGTGTTCGGCACGCAATCGCACGGATCACAGCCGCAGAACGCGATCGATCCCGTCGTGCTCGGCGCGCACATGGTGGTGCGGCTCCAAACGATCGTGTCCCGAGAACTCTCACCGCAGGATCCGGCCGTCGTCACGTGCGGCACGTTCCACGCGGGGCTGAAGGAAAACATCATTCCGGATCGCGCGGAATTCACACTGAACATTCGCACGCTGTCGGAAGATGTGCGGGATCGCGTGCTGCGAGCGATCACCCGGATCCTGAACGCGGAGGCTGACGCTTCGGACGCGCCCCGGCCCAGCGTGGAGGAAATCTACCGCTTCCCACTCCTATACAACGACCCCGCGCACGTCGCGCGGGTCTCCGAGGCGCTCAGCGCCGAGTTGGGAGCCGAGCAGGTTGTGGCGCTGCCGCCGGCGATGGGGTCCGAGGACTTCGGCTGGCTCGCGGAGAGTATCGGGGTGCCCAATGTGTACTGGGTGTTCGGTGGCTTCCCCGCAGACGTGGCCGCGCCGCCGGTGAATCATTCGCCCTTCTTCCTGCCTGAATTGGAGCCGACGCTGAGCACGGGGGTGCGGGCCGCGGTGAGCGCGATCCGGAAGTATCTCGATGGTCCAGCGGCTGCGTAG
- a CDS encoding AsnC family transcriptional regulator, which translates to MNVTELLDDLDRKIVAALQVNGRAGWRRIASVLDVPERTVAARGSELLRTQQVRITGFPVLPQGGVLDSAIASVRCVSGMNRMTATAAAARASSVFTYLTTGDADCVFELINERSQSLTVLLDEIPGLPGAAGVDTATILRLYKGIHQWLPGILDESQVLALTDREQSWEPTGAVELAPLSKEEQEIARLLALDGRTTVEELARATALSPASARRRLAHLQASGRLFDRAVIEPAALGFPVEAILRIRTYPGRTESVAQRLTEVPEVRYLAFTTGRHQLFVDIACVSHAALADFLMRADWTEDAVEVDTSIVLQALKRSGMRMDV; encoded by the coding sequence ATGAATGTCACTGAGCTACTGGACGACCTCGATCGGAAGATCGTGGCGGCGCTCCAAGTGAACGGCCGGGCTGGGTGGCGCCGCATCGCGTCGGTGCTCGATGTACCTGAACGCACCGTCGCCGCGCGTGGCTCCGAGCTGCTGCGCACTCAGCAGGTGCGGATCACCGGGTTCCCCGTGCTGCCGCAAGGAGGTGTGCTCGACAGCGCGATCGCGAGCGTGCGCTGCGTTTCGGGAATGAACCGGATGACGGCAACCGCGGCCGCCGCACGCGCGAGCTCCGTATTCACCTACCTCACTACCGGCGACGCCGACTGCGTGTTCGAGTTGATCAACGAGCGTTCGCAGTCCCTCACAGTGCTGCTCGACGAGATCCCCGGCCTGCCCGGCGCCGCCGGAGTCGACACCGCGACGATCCTGCGGCTGTACAAGGGCATTCACCAGTGGCTGCCCGGTATTCTCGACGAGTCCCAGGTGCTCGCACTCACCGACCGCGAGCAGAGCTGGGAGCCAACCGGCGCTGTCGAGCTTGCCCCGCTGAGCAAGGAAGAGCAGGAGATCGCGCGCCTGCTGGCGCTCGACGGTCGTACCACCGTCGAAGAGTTGGCCCGCGCGACGGCGCTGTCGCCTGCTTCGGCCCGTCGCCGCCTCGCACACCTGCAGGCGAGCGGGCGACTGTTTGACCGCGCGGTGATCGAACCGGCGGCGCTCGGATTTCCGGTCGAGGCGATCCTGCGCATCCGCACCTATCCCGGCCGCACCGAGTCTGTGGCGCAGCGCCTCACCGAGGTGCCCGAGGTGCGCTACCTCGCCTTCACTACCGGCCGGCATCAACTGTTCGTCGACATCGCCTGCGTCAGCCACGCCGCGCTCGCGGACTTTCTGATGCGCGCGGACTGGACCGAGGATGCTGTCGAGGTCGACACTTCGATCGTGTTGCAGGCGCTCAAGCGCAGCGGCATGCGGATGGACGTGTAG
- a CDS encoding ABC transporter substrate-binding protein: protein MKIRKLALVGLAAAAAFSLAACSSAPETTADANSDEPIKIRVQAQNSIAAEPLYMGIEEGFFEDEGLDIEVVDLPDIAAATAALQAGKLELAFVPTISALQMARQNVPITLIAASDGINPAASDATLEEQRDYTSVGIYTSKGSGITDIEGLAGAKIAVPELKGQPDGTITSVLHEAGVETKDIEWMNLGFVPALEALKGDQIDAAFLVSPFSLEADAEGLARVMNPSVDFFPRGSATTGWAASDTWAAENPDAVAAFQRAIAKSATWASDNLEDAKQHVIDRAGLKIEPADMPQSYWPSEIDPAQLEEVDKKLVAIGFFDEPIDVSEILTSRAN, encoded by the coding sequence ATGAAGATTCGCAAACTGGCACTTGTAGGACTCGCCGCAGCGGCGGCCTTCTCCCTCGCCGCCTGCTCATCGGCCCCCGAAACCACAGCTGACGCCAACAGCGATGAACCCATCAAGATTCGAGTCCAGGCGCAGAACTCGATCGCCGCCGAACCGCTCTACATGGGTATTGAAGAGGGCTTCTTCGAGGACGAGGGCCTTGATATTGAGGTCGTTGACCTGCCAGACATCGCAGCGGCCACCGCGGCGCTGCAGGCAGGGAAACTCGAACTCGCTTTTGTACCCACAATCTCCGCGTTGCAGATGGCCCGCCAGAACGTGCCAATCACGCTGATCGCCGCCTCTGACGGCATCAACCCGGCCGCGAGTGACGCAACGCTCGAGGAGCAGCGCGACTACACTTCCGTTGGCATCTACACGAGCAAGGGCAGCGGGATCACCGACATTGAGGGTCTCGCAGGCGCCAAAATCGCGGTGCCGGAGCTGAAAGGCCAGCCGGACGGCACCATCACCTCTGTGCTGCATGAAGCCGGCGTTGAAACGAAGGACATCGAGTGGATGAATCTCGGCTTCGTCCCGGCGCTTGAGGCGCTCAAGGGCGATCAGATCGACGCAGCGTTCCTGGTCAGCCCGTTCTCGCTTGAGGCGGACGCCGAAGGGTTGGCGCGCGTGATGAACCCGAGCGTCGACTTCTTCCCGCGCGGCTCGGCCACGACCGGTTGGGCGGCGTCTGACACCTGGGCCGCCGAGAACCCTGACGCCGTTGCCGCGTTCCAGCGGGCAATCGCCAAGTCCGCTACATGGGCGAGTGACAACCTCGAAGATGCGAAGCAGCACGTAATTGATCGCGCCGGGCTCAAGATCGAGCCGGCAGATATGCCGCAGTCGTACTGGCCAAGCGAGATCGATCCTGCGCAGCTCGAAGAAGTCGACAAGAAGCTCGTGGCCATCGGATTCTTTGACGAGCCCATCGACGTCTCCGAAATCCTCACCAGTCGCGCCAACTAG